In Amycolatopsis sp. EV170708-02-1, the following are encoded in one genomic region:
- a CDS encoding LysR family transcriptional regulator: MPNLDRLATFLSIYRLGSLSAAAAELGLTQPAVTGQLLKLEEELGEQLFVRSRLGAAPTARAAELAARIGTRIDELRGALATGDDDVQYREQVALGGASDGMATRFLPALAPLTERGLRLDVTLGLADELLSTLEAARLDLVISSVRPRRRGITSIPLIDEEFVLVAAPALARSVDPALLAADPVPALAHLPLIAYAADLPIIRRYWRSEFGRRPPNRVAMVVPDLRAILAVVVAGAGASVLPRYIAAAALEAGSVSIAHTPEVPPLNTIHLAHRSGPVRPVVTLIRDRLLDRARAWGSL; encoded by the coding sequence ATGCCCAATTTGGACCGGCTGGCGACCTTCCTGTCGATCTACCGGCTCGGCTCGCTCTCCGCGGCCGCCGCGGAGCTCGGCCTGACCCAGCCCGCCGTCACCGGGCAGTTGCTGAAGCTCGAGGAGGAACTCGGCGAGCAGCTCTTCGTCCGGTCACGGCTCGGTGCGGCGCCGACCGCCCGCGCGGCCGAACTCGCCGCCAGGATCGGCACCCGGATCGACGAACTGCGGGGCGCTCTGGCGACGGGCGACGACGACGTCCAGTACCGCGAACAGGTGGCGCTGGGCGGCGCGAGCGACGGCATGGCGACGCGGTTCCTGCCCGCGCTCGCCCCGCTGACCGAACGCGGCCTGCGGCTCGACGTCACCCTCGGGCTCGCCGACGAACTCCTGTCCACCCTCGAAGCCGCGCGCCTCGACCTCGTCATCTCGTCGGTCCGGCCGCGGCGACGCGGCATCACCTCGATTCCGCTGATCGACGAGGAATTCGTGCTCGTCGCCGCCCCCGCGCTCGCCCGGAGCGTCGATCCCGCGCTGCTCGCCGCCGACCCGGTGCCGGCGCTGGCCCATCTGCCGCTGATCGCCTACGCCGCCGATCTGCCGATCATCCGCCGCTACTGGCGCAGCGAGTTCGGGCGGCGGCCGCCGAACCGTGTCGCGATGGTCGTGCCCGATCTCCGCGCGATCCTCGCCGTCGTCGTCGCGGGCGCCGGGGCGAGCGTGCTGCCGCGCTACATCGCCGCGGCCGCGCTCGAAGCGGGCTCGGTCTCGATAGCGCACACCCCGGAAGTGCCGCCGCTGAACACCATCCATCTCGCGCACCGGTCCGGCCCGGTGCGGCCGGTCGTGACCCTCATCCGCGACAGGCTGCTGGACCGCGCCCGCGCCTGGGGCTCACTCTAG
- a CDS encoding TetR/AcrR family transcriptional regulator, whose amino-acid sequence MTVAGSPAAARGRLVRQRLLEAAVALVPELGWSAVSTRILAERAGVTPSVVHYHFPSLQALMIEAVLGAMREVALAFEPALEAVETPADAVDALLASIGEYSGTDPMSLLFAEAYLAATRDDTLREGIRELLADLRARFGGWLAQRGVADAEDTAAALLAAVDGLLLHRALGPESGRIVSPAVLRRLVG is encoded by the coding sequence ATGACGGTGGCAGGATCCCCGGCCGCGGCGCGTGGCAGGCTCGTTCGGCAACGGTTGCTCGAAGCGGCTGTCGCGCTCGTGCCCGAACTCGGCTGGTCCGCGGTCAGCACCCGGATCCTGGCCGAGCGCGCCGGTGTCACGCCGAGCGTCGTGCACTACCACTTCCCGTCGCTGCAGGCCTTGATGATCGAGGCCGTACTCGGCGCGATGCGCGAAGTCGCGCTCGCTTTCGAGCCGGCACTGGAGGCCGTCGAGACGCCGGCCGACGCGGTGGACGCGTTGCTGGCGTCGATCGGCGAATACTCCGGCACCGACCCGATGTCGCTGCTGTTCGCCGAGGCCTACCTCGCCGCGACCCGCGACGACACCTTGCGCGAAGGCATTCGTGAGCTGCTCGCCGACCTGCGTGCCAGGTTCGGCGGGTGGCTGGCGCAGCGGGGAGTGGCCGACGCCGAGGACACCGCCGCTGCGCTTCTCGCCGCCGTGGACGGGCTTCTGCTGCATCGGGCGCTCGGACCGGAGTCCGGCCGGATCGTCTCCCCGGCCGTCCTGCGCAGGCTGGTCGGCTGA
- a CDS encoding type 1 glutamine amidotransferase domain-containing protein: MARILMIVSAADHVRLTDGVDHPTGFWAEEVAESHRVLAAAGHQVEIATPSGLRPTVDPISLDERGGVDPAAGAKFAEYLKGLDLSAPLKLSEVSADTYDAFYLPGGHGPMTDLVDDADLGVLLNDADAQGKTIAALCHGLAALLSARREDGSFTFAGRSMTSFSDEEERQGGLGEKTPFFVEARLREQGAIVTPAAAWSSEVVVDGNLVTGQNPQSSVATAERVVARLQTA; encoded by the coding sequence ATGGCGCGGATCCTCATGATCGTCTCGGCCGCGGACCACGTGCGGCTCACGGACGGCGTCGACCACCCGACCGGGTTCTGGGCCGAAGAGGTCGCCGAGTCGCACCGGGTGCTCGCCGCGGCGGGCCACCAGGTGGAGATCGCGACGCCGTCCGGGCTCCGGCCGACCGTCGATCCGATCAGCCTCGACGAACGCGGCGGCGTCGACCCGGCCGCGGGCGCGAAATTCGCCGAGTACCTCAAGGGGCTCGATCTTTCGGCGCCGCTCAAGCTCTCCGAAGTCTCGGCCGACACCTACGACGCCTTCTACCTGCCCGGCGGACACGGCCCGATGACCGACCTGGTGGACGACGCCGACCTCGGCGTCTTGCTGAACGACGCCGACGCGCAGGGCAAGACCATCGCCGCGCTCTGCCACGGACTCGCCGCCTTGCTCAGCGCGCGCCGCGAGGACGGCTCGTTCACCTTCGCCGGCCGCTCGATGACGTCGTTCAGCGACGAGGAGGAACGGCAGGGCGGTCTGGGCGAGAAGACCCCCTTCTTCGTCGAGGCGCGGCTTCGGGAACAGGGCGCGATCGTCACTCCGGCGGCCGCCTGGTCGAGCGAGGTCGTCGTCGACGGAAACCTGGTCACCGGCCAGAACCCGCAGTCCAGTGTCGCCACCGCGGAACGCGTGGTGGCGCGGCTGCAGACGGCGTGA